In the Hordeum vulgare subsp. vulgare chromosome 7H, MorexV3_pseudomolecules_assembly, whole genome shotgun sequence genome, one interval contains:
- the LOC123409671 gene encoding uncharacterized protein LOC123409671 yields the protein MFVRSCALSPWSSAGAAAVAARAPANPPPPPSTPATPPPKPGSRSMASSGAGAGAGRVRLAVVGDVHDDWILDEDTKALHFLQPDLVLFTGDYGNENIQLVKSISDLQFPKAAILGNHDCWRTHQFSEKKVDRVRLQLESLGEQHVGYQCLDFPTIKLSVVGGRPFSCGGDRLFRPKLLSQRYGVDDMAGSARKIFDAATAAPDEHSVILLAHNGPTGLGSRIDDICGRDWVAGGGDHGDPDLEQAISDLQRETGVLIPLVVFGHMHKSLAYGGGLRKMIAFGANNQTIYLNGAVVPRVKPAEERSSSNIFTSERNELQEPGSVAPTSRAFTTIDLFGGAVEKISEVWVLVSDARAELEEETVLYKRPREHM from the exons ATGTTCGTGCGGTCTTGCGCCCTTTCTCCCTGGTCGTCGGcgggagcagcagcagtagcCGCGCGCGCCCCCGcgaaccctcctcctcccccctccaccccGGCCACGCCGCCGCCCAAGCCGGGGTCCAGATCCATGGCCTcctccggcgccggcgccggagccggcCGCGTCCGCCTCGCGGTCGTCGGCGATGTG CACGATGATTGGATCCTTGATGAAGATACAAAGGCACTCCATTTTCTTCAG CCAGATCTGGTGCTTTTTACAG GTGATTATGGCAATGAGAATATTCAACTTGTCAAAAGCATTTCGGATCTTCAGTTTCCGAAGGCGGCAATTCTTGGTAATCATGATTGCTGGCGCACACATCAATTTTCAGAGAA GAAGGTAGATCGTGTCCGGCTTCAGCTCGAAAG CCTTGGTGAGCAGCATGTTGGATATCAATGTTTGGATTTTCCAACAATAAAGCTGAGTGTTGTTGGTGGGCGACCATTTTCTTGTGGGGGTGACAGGTTATTTAGACCAAAGCTTCTGTCACAACG GTATGGTGTCGATGATATGGCAGGAAGTGCGAGGAAGATATTCGATGCTGCTACGGCTGCACCAGACGAGCATTCTGTCATACTACTTGCACATAATGGACCAACAG GTCTAGGTTCAAGAATTGATGATATCTGTGGGCGGGATTGGGTAGCTGGCGGTGGCGATCATGGCGATCCAG ATCTGGAACAAGCGATATCCGACCTGCAAAGGGAAACCGGGGTTTTGATCCCGCTGGTCGTGTTCGGGCACATGCACAAGAGCCTAGCCTATGGGGGAGGCCTTAGGAAGATGATCGCCTTCGGAGCTAACAACCAGACCATATATCTGAATGGGGCAGTCGTGCCTAGGGTGAAGCCCGCGGAAGAAAGGAGCTCCTCCAACATATTCACCAGTGAAAGAAATGAGCTCCAAGAACCGGGATCCGTGGCGCCAACATCACGGGCATTCACCACTATTGACCTTTTTGGAGGCGCCGTTGAGAAGATCTCCGAGGTGTGGGTGCTGGTGAGCGACGCCCGGGCTGAGCTCGAGGAGGAGACCGTCCTGTACAAGCGTCCACGTGAACATATGTGA